In Deltaproteobacteria bacterium GWC2_55_46, a single window of DNA contains:
- a CDS encoding imidazole glycerol phosphate synthase cyclase subunit — MPKIVRIIPRLDIKGPNLVKGIHLEGLRVLGRPESFARHYYENGADEIIYIDVVASLYERNSLKDIISRTAREAFIPITVGGGLRTLSDIREALRAGADKVSLNTAAIRNPLIVREAARMFGSSTIVLSIEAIRHSDGRYFAYTDNGREFSGQEALAWARRAEELGAGEILLTSIDREGTGAGFDIELTRLISEAVSIPVVACGGAGGPCDIADVITEGKADAVAIASVLHYEYIDNANMREPAGVEGNTEFLKSNKGFSKIKHSGLMEIKGLLASKGIECRI; from the coding sequence TTGCCTAAGATAGTAAGGATTATACCGAGGCTTGACATAAAAGGGCCGAACCTGGTCAAGGGGATACACCTTGAAGGATTAAGGGTGCTTGGCAGGCCGGAGTCCTTCGCGAGGCATTATTACGAGAACGGGGCTGATGAGATCATATACATCGACGTTGTGGCGAGCCTGTATGAGAGGAACAGCCTTAAGGATATTATCTCCAGGACCGCCAGAGAGGCATTCATACCGATCACGGTCGGCGGCGGTCTGAGGACTTTGAGCGACATCAGGGAAGCTCTGAGAGCTGGCGCGGACAAGGTATCGCTTAATACGGCTGCCATAAGAAACCCGCTCATAGTAAGGGAAGCGGCGAGGATGTTCGGCTCTTCGACAATAGTGTTGTCGATCGAAGCTATAAGGCATTCAGACGGGCGCTACTTCGCCTATACCGATAATGGCAGGGAGTTTTCCGGACAGGAGGCGCTGGCCTGGGCCAGGAGGGCGGAAGAGCTTGGCGCGGGAGAGATACTGTTGACCTCGATCGATAGAGAGGGCACGGGGGCAGGGTTCGACATTGAGCTTACGCGTTTGATCTCGGAGGCTGTTTCTATACCTGTGGTCGCCTGCGGAGGCGCCGGCGGCCCCTGCGATATAGCCGATGTAATAACCGAAGGGAAAGCTGACGCGGTGGCGATAGCGTCGGTCCTGCACTACGAATATATAGATAACGCGAATATGAGGGAACCGGCAGGCGTTGAGGGCAATACAGAGTTCCTTAAGAGCAATAAGGGGTTTTCGAAAATAAAGCATTCCGGTCTCATGGAGATAAAAGGGCTTCTTGCTTCGAAGGGGATAGAATGCAGGATATGA
- a CDS encoding imidazole glycerol phosphate synthase, glutamine amidotransferase subunit, with protein MTASINRPKVAIVDFGLGNLFSVKLACETAGLDHEITNDRRVIERSDAMILPGVGAFGEAMATLESHGLVTCIMDFIASGRAFLGICLGMQLLMSESEEFGRHKGIGFIDGRVVRFNNLNGEELVKVPQIGWNRIFSEGQRWEETHLNGIPDGAYMYFVHSYYAIPSDPRNVLSVTDYGGRRYCSGVSKDNVTAFQFHPEKSGVQGIKIYTNWALNIKRQMEAI; from the coding sequence ATGACCGCATCAATCAACAGGCCAAAGGTCGCGATAGTCGATTTCGGGCTCGGGAACCTCTTCAGCGTAAAGCTGGCATGCGAGACGGCTGGATTGGACCATGAAATAACCAACGACCGACGCGTCATAGAGAGATCTGACGCGATGATATTGCCGGGTGTGGGCGCCTTTGGCGAGGCTATGGCAACACTTGAAAGCCACGGCCTCGTGACTTGCATAATGGATTTTATAGCCAGCGGAAGGGCGTTTTTAGGCATCTGCCTCGGCATGCAGCTTTTGATGAGCGAAAGCGAGGAGTTCGGCAGGCATAAGGGTATCGGGTTTATAGACGGCCGGGTAGTCAGGTTTAACAACTTGAACGGAGAGGAGCTGGTAAAGGTGCCGCAGATCGGGTGGAACAGGATCTTTAGCGAAGGACAAAGGTGGGAAGAGACACATTTGAACGGCATACCCGATGGGGCATACATGTACTTTGTCCACTCCTATTACGCGATACCGTCCGACCCTCGCAACGTCCTGTCAGTTACTGATTACGGAGGGCGGCGGTATTGCTCTGGCGTCTCAAAGGACAACGTGACCGCGTTTCAGTTTCATCCGGAAAAGAGCGGGGTCCAGGGGATCAAGATATATACCAACTGGGCATTGAACATAAAGAGGCAAATGGAAGCGATATGA
- a CDS encoding cytidylyltransferase codes for MIVAILIGRKGSKGLPDKNVYPILGRPSAYYPMMAAKGCKQIDRLYISTDDELLMELGVKCGAEIIQRPQELCTDQALGEHVFVHAYNHVKAAAGGVEIAVLLMCNAVTVSPKILSEGITALRENPELDSAVTVSRYNMWSPLRARKVGPDGLLHPFVPFELFGDPAKLNCDRDSQGDVWFADMGASIVRGRCLERLDEGLLPQKWMGRKIYPLRQWGGLDVDFEWQIPQAEFWLRKNWSGL; via the coding sequence ATGATAGTGGCCATCCTGATCGGGAGGAAGGGCAGCAAGGGGCTGCCGGATAAAAACGTCTACCCCATCCTCGGCAGGCCGTCCGCATATTATCCCATGATGGCCGCGAAGGGCTGCAAGCAAATAGACCGGCTGTACATCTCAACGGATGACGAGCTCCTGATGGAGCTTGGGGTCAAATGCGGCGCTGAGATAATACAAAGGCCGCAGGAGCTCTGCACCGACCAGGCCCTTGGCGAGCACGTATTTGTCCATGCCTATAACCACGTAAAGGCCGCTGCCGGCGGGGTTGAGATAGCGGTCCTTCTTATGTGCAACGCCGTGACCGTCTCGCCTAAGATACTCTCCGAGGGCATAACGGCCCTGAGGGAAAACCCCGAGCTCGACTCAGCTGTGACGGTATCGAGGTACAACATGTGGAGTCCCTTGAGGGCCCGGAAGGTCGGCCCCGACGGGCTGCTGCACCCCTTTGTGCCGTTCGAGCTCTTCGGGGACCCGGCCAAGCTCAACTGCGACAGGGACTCGCAGGGTGACGTCTGGTTCGCGGACATGGGCGCTTCAATAGTGCGTGGCAGGTGCCTGGAGCGCCTGGACGAGGGGCTCCTGCCGCAGAAGTGGATGGGAAGGAAGATATACCCTCTCAGGCAGTGGGGAGGGCTCGATGTCGATTTCGAGTGGCAGATACCCCAGGCCGAGTTCTGGCTCAGGAAGAACTGGTCCGGTTTATAG
- a CDS encoding N-acetylneuraminate synthase: MMAVVAYKTFIIAEAGVNHNGSVETALELVDAAARAGADAVKFQTFRAAELASPSAKKADYQRRNTGAGGQLEMLRRLELDRKAHLKIMRRCGRKGIKFLSTPFDLDSIDLLAGLGLDIFKVPSGEITNLPYLRKIASLGRPVFLSTGMASLGEIEAAMGVLTRAIPKENITVLHCNTGYPTPFEDVNLRAMLTIREAFQVRVGYSDHTPGTEAAIAAVALGAEVIEKHLTLDRSMEGPDHMASIEPGEFGSMVRAIRNIEKAMGSPVKGPTPSEKENINAARKGIVASRRISAGEIFSEANLAVKRPQTGLSPMLWDLVVGKRANRGFEKDEPVELPGLVRR, translated from the coding sequence ATGATGGCCGTGGTTGCGTATAAGACGTTCATAATAGCCGAGGCCGGGGTCAACCACAACGGCAGCGTCGAGACGGCGCTTGAGCTTGTGGACGCCGCAGCCAGGGCAGGGGCCGACGCGGTCAAGTTCCAGACGTTCAGGGCCGCGGAGCTCGCCTCTCCTTCCGCTAAGAAGGCTGACTACCAGAGAAGGAATACCGGGGCGGGGGGGCAGTTGGAGATGCTAAGAAGGCTCGAGCTGGACAGGAAGGCGCATCTGAAGATCATGAGACGATGCGGCAGGAAGGGCATAAAATTCCTTTCGACGCCCTTTGACCTCGATAGCATAGACCTCCTCGCAGGCCTCGGCCTCGATATTTTCAAGGTCCCGTCCGGGGAGATAACGAACCTGCCGTACCTGAGAAAGATCGCTTCACTCGGCAGGCCAGTGTTTCTTTCAACAGGTATGGCCTCGCTCGGCGAGATAGAGGCGGCCATGGGCGTGCTGACGCGCGCCATCCCGAAGGAGAATATAACGGTCCTCCATTGCAACACAGGCTATCCAACGCCATTTGAGGACGTGAACTTGAGGGCCATGCTGACGATCAGGGAGGCCTTTCAGGTGAGGGTAGGCTATTCAGACCATACGCCAGGCACTGAAGCCGCCATAGCCGCCGTGGCGCTTGGCGCGGAGGTCATAGAGAAGCACCTGACCCTCGACAGGTCGATGGAAGGACCTGATCACATGGCCTCCATCGAGCCAGGCGAGTTCGGCTCGATGGTGCGGGCCATAAGGAATATCGAGAAGGCGATGGGGAGCCCGGTGAAGGGCCCTACACCTTCAGAGAAGGAGAACATCAACGCCGCGCGCAAGGGCATAGTCGCCTCCAGGCGGATAAGCGCCGGCGAGATATTTTCCGAGGCCAATCTCGCCGTTAAAAGGCCGCAAACGGGCTTAAGCCCGATGCTATGGGACCTCGTGGTGGGCAAACGCGCCAACAGGGGCTTTGAAAAGGACGAGCCGGTGGAGCTTCCGGGACTGGTGAGAAGATGA
- a CDS encoding NAD-dependent dehydratase: protein MELSKKKALVTGACGFIGSHLVERLIEEGSEVRAFVCYNSFNSWGWLDSLPEKLVKDVDVFAGDIRDPNGVRKAVEGSDVVFHLAALIGIPFSYHSPDSYIDTNIKGTLNVLQAARHCSVEKVLVTSTSEVYGTARYTPIDESHPRQGQSPYSATKIAADFLAESFVRSFGQEIVIVRPFNTYGPRQSARAVIPTIITQLLSGEKEIKLGSLCPTRDFVYVKDTVEGFLRIAGADVHPGEEINIATQNEISIGALVALLIELTDSKAAVVSDAERLRPAESEVERLLGSNEKLRRLTGWAPGVSLRDGLSETIEWFSDARNRRGYKHGIYNI from the coding sequence ATGGAACTATCGAAGAAAAAGGCGCTTGTGACCGGGGCATGCGGCTTCATAGGAAGCCACCTGGTCGAAAGGCTCATCGAGGAAGGCTCCGAGGTAAGGGCGTTCGTCTGCTATAACTCCTTCAACTCATGGGGCTGGCTCGACTCTCTGCCTGAGAAGCTCGTTAAGGATGTCGATGTCTTCGCAGGCGATATAAGGGACCCCAATGGGGTGAGGAAGGCCGTGGAAGGTTCGGACGTGGTATTCCACCTCGCGGCGCTCATAGGCATACCGTTCAGCTATCATTCCCCTGACAGCTACATAGACACCAACATCAAGGGCACCCTGAATGTGCTCCAGGCAGCCAGGCATTGCTCGGTTGAAAAGGTCCTCGTGACATCCACCTCCGAGGTTTACGGCACTGCCCGCTACACTCCTATCGACGAATCCCACCCAAGGCAGGGGCAGTCTCCTTATTCGGCTACGAAGATAGCCGCCGATTTTCTCGCCGAGTCATTCGTGAGGAGCTTCGGCCAGGAGATTGTCATAGTAAGACCTTTCAATACATACGGCCCGAGGCAGTCGGCCCGCGCGGTAATACCCACCATCATCACCCAGCTGCTTTCAGGTGAAAAGGAGATAAAGCTCGGCTCTCTTTGCCCTACAAGGGACTTTGTTTATGTAAAGGACACGGTCGAGGGCTTTTTGAGGATCGCAGGGGCTGACGTGCATCCTGGCGAGGAAATAAACATCGCGACACAGAATGAGATTTCCATCGGCGCTCTTGTGGCCCTTCTGATAGAGCTCACCGATTCAAAGGCCGCCGTAGTTTCGGACGCCGAGAGGCTGAGGCCGGCTGAGAGCGAGGTCGAAAGGCTCCTGGGCAGCAATGAAAAGCTCAGGAGGCTTACCGGATGGGCCCCTGGGGTCTCACTTCGAGATGGACTCAGCGAGACCATAGAGTGGTTCTCTGACGCCAGGAACCGGAGAGGCTACAAGCATGGGATATACAATATCTAA
- a CDS encoding LPS biosynthesis protein: MRLEARYGLPSEVKFCNRCVISNQRPASSIEFRHTPDKKHRTMHFDDEGICDACRVAEVKEQTDWQSREEELLRLLDRHRKTDGRYDCIVPGSGGKDSVYAAHVLKYKYGMNPLTVTWPPILYTDYGHSNFKNWIEVGGFDNLTFKQNGKVMRLLTRLSIENLLHPFQTFILGQKNLAPKLAALYRIPLVIYGENEAEYGNPIADNSNSIRDKSYYTMKNLGEVCLGGVPMPRLVDDYGLRLSELMAFMPVEAAEIEKVNLEVHYLGYYLKWVPQECYYYAVEHTNFQARPFRTQGTYSKYNSIDDKIDDLHYYTTYIKFGIGRATYDASQEIRNRHLTRDEGVALVKRFDGEFPDRYFKEVMDYIGMKPERFLELCDTFRSPHLWKKTGGEWRLRHTVWGGGTDDYDEKGSYEKRGHTG; encoded by the coding sequence ATGAGATTGGAAGCAAGATACGGACTCCCTTCAGAGGTGAAGTTCTGCAATAGGTGTGTCATCTCCAACCAGAGGCCTGCCTCGAGCATCGAGTTCAGGCATACTCCGGATAAAAAGCACAGGACCATGCACTTCGATGACGAGGGCATCTGCGACGCCTGCAGGGTAGCCGAGGTGAAGGAACAGACCGATTGGCAGAGCAGGGAAGAGGAATTGTTGAGGCTCCTGGACAGGCACAGGAAGACCGATGGGAGGTATGATTGCATCGTGCCCGGCAGCGGAGGCAAGGACAGCGTCTATGCCGCGCATGTGCTGAAGTATAAATACGGCATGAACCCCCTTACGGTTACCTGGCCCCCGATACTCTACACGGATTACGGTCACAGCAACTTCAAGAACTGGATAGAGGTCGGGGGCTTTGACAACCTGACCTTCAAGCAAAACGGCAAGGTCATGCGCTTACTTACAAGGCTCTCTATCGAGAATCTGCTGCATCCTTTTCAGACATTTATTCTCGGGCAGAAGAACCTGGCGCCGAAGCTCGCCGCCCTCTATAGGATCCCGCTTGTCATCTATGGCGAGAATGAGGCTGAATACGGGAACCCTATAGCGGACAACTCGAACTCTATTCGTGACAAGTCCTATTACACCATGAAAAACCTTGGAGAAGTCTGCCTGGGCGGGGTCCCCATGCCCAGGCTTGTAGATGATTACGGCCTCAGGCTATCAGAGCTGATGGCGTTCATGCCTGTTGAGGCCGCGGAGATAGAGAAGGTCAATTTAGAGGTCCATTATCTTGGATACTACCTCAAGTGGGTGCCGCAGGAGTGCTACTACTATGCCGTTGAGCATACGAACTTCCAGGCGAGGCCTTTCAGGACACAGGGCACATACAGCAAATACAACAGTATCGACGATAAAATCGACGACCTCCATTATTATACCACCTATATTAAATTCGGCATCGGCAGGGCAACATACGATGCCTCGCAGGAAATAAGGAACCGGCATCTGACACGCGATGAAGGGGTCGCGCTGGTTAAAAGGTTCGACGGGGAATTCCCGGACAGGTATTTCAAGGAAGTCATGGACTATATCGGGATGAAGCCTGAGAGGTTTTTAGAGCTGTGCGACACTTTCAGGTCGCCTCATCTCTGGAAAAAGACCGGAGGCGAATGGCGCCTGAGGCACACGGTCTGGGGCGGGGGCACGGACGATTATGACGAAAAGGGGTCTTATGAAAAACGTGGTCATACAGGCTGA
- a CDS encoding UDP-N-acetyl-D-glucosamine 2-epimerase, UDP-hydrolysing, with translation MRKIAVITGTRADYGLLYWMIRGIQEDDDLELQLIVTGMHLSPEFGLTVREIEGDGFPVAERVEMLLSSDTEYAISASMAIGMAGFAKAYDRLRPDIIVILGDRFESLSAAAAAVPFRIPVAHIHGGESTEGAMDEQIRHAITKLSHVHFTSTEKYRMRVVQMGEAGNRVFNFGAPGLENIRRLRLLDKDELASDLGLPANRRLGIVTFHPATLDPHSAGKQVSELLSALIRFDSVFWVLTMPNADTGGRVIMDMFREFEAENPGFARCFSSLGRLKYLSAMRHASVMAGNSSSALIEAPSFELPAVNIGDRQAGRIRGANVIEAEPSAPSISGAIERALSTGFRLSLKGSLNPYGAGEASEKILEVLKGVPLEGLVRKSFNDISQQWSAV, from the coding sequence ATGAGGAAGATAGCAGTCATCACTGGGACCAGGGCCGATTATGGACTCCTTTACTGGATGATCAGGGGAATACAGGAGGATGACGACCTTGAGCTTCAGCTCATAGTAACGGGTATGCACCTGTCCCCGGAGTTCGGCCTTACGGTAAGGGAAATAGAGGGCGACGGCTTCCCGGTGGCCGAGAGGGTAGAGATGCTGCTCTCCTCTGACACCGAATATGCCATCTCAGCTTCAATGGCAATTGGCATGGCGGGCTTCGCGAAGGCGTACGACAGGCTCAGGCCTGACATAATAGTCATCCTTGGCGACAGGTTCGAATCGCTTTCGGCGGCAGCGGCTGCCGTGCCCTTCAGGATACCTGTAGCCCACATACACGGCGGAGAGTCGACAGAGGGGGCGATGGACGAGCAGATCCGCCACGCCATAACAAAGCTGAGCCATGTCCACTTTACATCGACGGAGAAGTACAGGATGAGGGTAGTACAGATGGGAGAGGCCGGCAACAGGGTCTTTAATTTTGGCGCTCCCGGTCTCGAAAATATCCGGAGGCTCCGCCTGCTCGATAAGGACGAGCTCGCCTCCGATCTCGGCCTTCCCGCAAACAGGCGACTGGGCATCGTCACCTTCCACCCTGCAACCCTTGACCCTCACTCAGCTGGTAAGCAGGTAAGCGAACTGCTAAGCGCCCTTATACGGTTCGACTCGGTATTCTGGGTCCTGACCATGCCTAACGCTGACACCGGCGGAAGGGTAATAATGGACATGTTCCGCGAGTTCGAGGCCGAAAACCCTGGCTTTGCCAGATGCTTCAGCTCGCTTGGGCGGCTTAAATACCTCTCTGCCATGAGGCACGCCTCCGTGATGGCCGGCAATTCCTCAAGCGCTCTCATAGAGGCGCCGAGCTTTGAGCTTCCGGCGGTCAATATCGGCGACAGGCAGGCCGGGAGGATAAGGGGGGCTAACGTGATAGAGGCGGAGCCATCGGCGCCCTCTATCAGCGGCGCCATAGAGAGGGCGCTCTCGACCGGCTTCAGGCTCTCGCTCAAGGGCTCCCTCAACCCTTACGGGGCCGGTGAGGCGAGCGAAAAGATCCTTGAAGTCCTCAAGGGCGTTCCCCTGGAGGGGCTTGTGAGGAAGAGCTTCAACGATATCTCCCAGCAGTGGAGCGCGGTGTAG